In Desertifilum tharense IPPAS B-1220, one genomic interval encodes:
- the purH gene encoding bifunctional phosphoribosylaminoimidazolecarboxamide formyltransferase/IMP cyclohydrolase, giving the protein MAPLALLSTSDKTGLIDLARSLVEEFGFDLISSGGTAKALKEAGLPVTKVADYTGSPEILGGRVKTLHPRIHGGILARGARETTGDGVAPSPEVDQDLTDLANNQIRSIDLVVVNLYPFEQTIAQANVTLAEAIEQIDIGGPAMLRASAKNFTYLTVLCNPSDYDAYLQELRQNGGKTRLEFRQARALQAFLHTAAYDRAISDYLAQQAQTEAGLPEQFAVSGTQIQALRYGENPHQPAAWYQTGTAATGWSSAQKLQGKELSYNNLVDLEAARRIIAEFNDKPAAAILKHTNPCGVALGESLTEAYQKAFAADSVSAFGGIVALNRPIDAATATELTQTFLECVVAPGCEPQAQEILAAKSNLRILVLPELATGPEYTVKAIAGGLLVQASDDAVENPQNWQVVTEKQPTPAQLEELLFAWKVCKHVKSNAIVVTRDRATLGIGAGQMNRVGSVKIALEQAAANTQGAILASDGFFPFDDSVRTAAAAGVAAIVQPGGSLRDKDSIQAANELGLVMVLTGIRHFLH; this is encoded by the coding sequence ATGGCACCGCTAGCTCTGCTGAGTACCTCGGATAAAACTGGACTGATTGACTTAGCCCGCAGTTTGGTAGAAGAATTTGGCTTTGATTTAATTAGCAGTGGGGGTACGGCAAAAGCCCTAAAAGAGGCGGGTTTGCCTGTTACCAAGGTGGCTGACTATACGGGTTCCCCAGAGATTTTAGGGGGACGAGTTAAGACTTTACACCCGCGCATTCATGGGGGAATCTTAGCACGGGGGGCGCGAGAAACCACGGGCGATGGTGTTGCACCCAGTCCGGAAGTAGACCAAGATCTGACTGATTTGGCGAATAATCAGATTCGCTCGATTGATTTGGTGGTGGTGAATCTTTACCCGTTTGAGCAAACGATTGCCCAGGCTAATGTTACTTTAGCAGAGGCAATCGAACAAATTGATATCGGCGGGCCGGCGATGTTACGGGCTTCGGCTAAGAATTTTACCTATTTAACGGTGTTGTGCAATCCTTCCGATTACGATGCCTATCTGCAAGAGTTGCGGCAAAATGGCGGGAAGACGAGGTTAGAATTCCGTCAAGCTAGGGCTTTACAAGCATTTTTGCATACGGCGGCTTACGATCGCGCAATTTCCGATTACCTGGCGCAACAAGCCCAGACGGAGGCGGGTTTACCGGAACAGTTTGCTGTATCGGGGACTCAGATTCAAGCGTTGCGGTATGGGGAAAACCCGCATCAACCCGCCGCTTGGTATCAAACGGGTACGGCGGCGACGGGTTGGAGTTCTGCTCAAAAGCTGCAAGGGAAGGAACTCAGTTATAACAATTTGGTAGATTTGGAGGCGGCGCGGCGGATTATTGCTGAGTTTAACGATAAGCCAGCGGCGGCGATTCTCAAACATACGAATCCTTGCGGGGTGGCGCTGGGTGAGAGTTTGACGGAGGCGTATCAAAAGGCGTTTGCGGCGGATTCGGTTTCGGCGTTTGGGGGAATTGTTGCCCTCAATCGTCCCATTGATGCAGCGACGGCGACGGAATTAACTCAGACTTTTTTAGAATGCGTAGTTGCGCCGGGTTGCGAACCCCAAGCGCAGGAAATTTTGGCGGCGAAGTCGAATCTGCGAATTCTGGTTTTGCCTGAGCTGGCGACGGGGCCTGAGTATACTGTAAAGGCGATCGCAGGAGGTCTACTCGTCCAAGCATCCGATGATGCGGTGGAAAATCCCCAAAACTGGCAAGTGGTGACGGAAAAACAACCCACGCCAGCCCAGCTTGAGGAGTTGCTGTTTGCCTGGAAAGTCTGCAAGCACGTTAAGTCTAACGCAATTGTGGTGACGCGCGATCGCGCAACCCTCGGCATCGGTGCAGGTCAGATGAATCGGGTGGGTTCTGTTAAAATTGCCCTAGAACAGGCAGCCGCGAATACCCAAGGGGCAATTCTGGCAAGCGATGGGTTTTTCCCGTTCGATGACTCGGTGCGAACGGCTGCGGCTGCGGGAGTTGCGGCGATTGTTCAACCGGGCGGTAGTTTGCGGGATAAAGATTCGATCCAAGCTGCCAATGAGTTAGGGCTAGTCATGGTACTGACGGGAATTCGTCACTTTTTACACTAA
- a CDS encoding 2OG-Fe(II) oxygenase, which translates to MDNLSQSSPAKDIKVTLLLMGGHHYTISVKSDSPLLVNLLRTVAAQTQSQSTGSSKLFQLPVNDDRQALWFSSHHLVGVVTEPPIFAQPQPQSVPTLEQPTTSQFVQYATPKPPAPDPIISSDFIQLEQFLTPAETNRLIKYVLKNERNFVPTSTSTGEADYRKSMVLHSFPEFSQLMIKRIKEVTPEILTRLEIPQFNISDVECQLTLHNDGNYYKVHNDSGSADTLTRELTYVYYFNRQPKAFSGGELVIYDSKVVNNYYVAAETYKVVEPHHNSVVFFPSRYMHEVLPVSVPSRAFMDSRFTINGWVRRAT; encoded by the coding sequence ATGGACAATTTATCCCAATCTTCGCCTGCGAAAGATATTAAAGTTACGCTGTTATTAATGGGCGGTCATCATTACACGATTAGTGTCAAATCAGATTCGCCTTTGTTAGTCAATCTCTTAAGAACGGTTGCTGCTCAAACGCAATCGCAATCAACGGGTTCTTCTAAGTTATTTCAATTGCCAGTTAATGACGATCGACAGGCACTTTGGTTTTCTAGCCATCATCTAGTGGGTGTGGTGACAGAACCGCCTATTTTTGCCCAGCCTCAACCTCAAAGCGTGCCAACCTTAGAACAACCCACTACTTCTCAATTCGTTCAATACGCGACGCCAAAACCGCCTGCACCCGATCCAATTATTTCTTCTGATTTTATCCAATTAGAACAATTTTTAACGCCTGCTGAAACCAATCGGTTAATCAAATATGTGCTTAAAAACGAGCGTAATTTTGTGCCAACTAGCACCTCTACAGGTGAAGCAGACTATCGTAAATCGATGGTATTGCATAGCTTTCCGGAATTTTCGCAGCTCATGATTAAGCGGATTAAGGAAGTAACGCCGGAAATTTTAACTCGCTTAGAAATACCTCAATTTAATATCTCGGATGTTGAATGCCAATTAACCCTTCATAACGATGGCAATTATTATAAGGTGCATAACGATAGCGGTTCGGCTGATACGCTGACTCGCGAACTGACTTATGTTTACTATTTCAATCGCCAGCCCAAGGCATTTAGCGGGGGAGAATTAGTGATTTATGATAGTAAGGTTGTCAATAACTATTATGTGGCCGCAGAAACTTACAAGGTAGTAGAACCGCACCATAATAGCGTTGTCTTTTTCCCCAGTCGCTATATGCATGAAGTCTTACCTGTGAGCGTTCCCTCGCGGGCTTTTATGGATAGTCGGTTTACAATTAATGGTTGGGTGAGACGAGCGACATAA
- a CDS encoding PAS domain S-box protein, which translates to MSFDGVRSESTSHAQLKVDESAQSYFKIGFEEALDALLILDDCGQYCLVNLAACTLFNQPKGQLIGRYFQEFLHGDDRDRWNLPFHESLPETGQLQLRVFPAQLLLARYKLVRHIDENRHLLILRELMPIQPVETPTLAQENQRLQSEIRYLRQLLKVQEINLQEFRQLIEHIPIVFFITTLDLIEKRYLSPAYQSIWGAPHQELEDSPLAWLEYVHPEDRDRLCIPYTKSEPHPERCYRIIRADGSIRWINERNYGIQDSAGNLLYYVGIAEDITERQQIENALLESQQRYAIATQAGQVGIWDWNLKTNEIYLDPILKAMLGYADEEICNHIDTWSQLVHPEDAPKVEAAVNAHFGKHTPHFEVEHRMLHKDGSIRWILARGSAFFDSEGNPYRMSGTDTDISDRVSIQTQLERREQDFQTVAENSPDIIARFDSQYRHVYINPAIETLSNIPSHCFLGKTHADLGCSPEVIELCTSAIQQVFDTARPHRVELELPTVLGRRYLQSLLVPEYAEDSSVAFVLSVTRDLTEFKQIEQALQEHQYFLQQIADAVPVLLYVYDLDLQRNVYVNSEFTTLLGYSLDELHELGNRLFSELMHPDDFTQKLPSAILTLYEAQDGEILSLEYRLRHKNGEWRWLHSRDTVFTRNPDGTPKRILGVAQDITERKQAERALRESEIKFRSLAESATAGIAIIRGKRLLYVNPAAEAIAGYTQAELLNCNYWHLFALESQLLLKRLMRYSTIPARLELKIIRKTGEERWLECTRASIEFQGQTAALTTAFDITERKSAECALRQQTERERLISSMAQRIRASLNLGDILQTTVAEVRQFLQVDRTIIYRHYPDGRGVVMVESVSPPWKTMLGARFGDEAFDPRQIQPFQQVSTVAVTNIQTANLSPCALLFLEQFQIQAFLAVPLVQNREWDRTKTPMVLELSPGLPSGVVPEQMGFWGSVIAQDCQSPRTWRSYEVALLQQLATQVAIAIQQAELYQRLEQANQQLQKLATIDSLTGLANRRRFDEYLNEQWRSLTRDRKPLSLILCDIDFFKLYNDFFGHLGGDFCLQHVAQVLEGMARRPADLVSRYGGEEFAIILPQTPVQGAIQVAESIRQAVKDLKMSHPGSRVSPYVTFSLGVASTIPCADVLPDVLIATADTALYEAKDRGRDRVAFREI; encoded by the coding sequence ATGAGTTTTGATGGGGTTAGATCGGAAAGTACCAGTCACGCTCAGTTAAAGGTAGACGAATCCGCGCAATCCTACTTCAAGATAGGGTTTGAGGAGGCGCTAGACGCCCTATTGATTCTGGATGATTGCGGACAATATTGCCTCGTGAATTTGGCGGCTTGTACCCTATTCAACCAGCCCAAAGGACAACTGATCGGACGTTACTTCCAAGAATTTTTACACGGCGACGATCGCGATCGCTGGAACTTACCGTTTCACGAAAGCTTACCAGAGACAGGCCAACTGCAATTACGAGTCTTTCCCGCTCAGTTACTACTTGCACGCTATAAACTTGTCCGTCATATTGATGAGAACCGCCACCTCCTAATTCTCCGCGAGTTGATGCCCATCCAGCCCGTCGAAACCCCCACCCTCGCGCAAGAGAACCAACGCCTTCAAAGCGAAATTCGTTACCTGCGACAGCTTCTGAAAGTTCAAGAAATCAACCTGCAAGAATTTCGCCAACTGATCGAACATATCCCAATCGTTTTCTTTATTACCACCCTAGACTTAATCGAAAAACGCTATCTCTCTCCCGCCTATCAATCCATTTGGGGCGCTCCCCATCAAGAGTTAGAAGACTCGCCCCTAGCTTGGTTAGAATACGTCCATCCCGAAGATCGCGATCGCCTCTGCATACCCTACACCAAGAGCGAACCTCACCCAGAACGCTGCTACCGCATCATTCGCGCCGATGGTAGCATTCGCTGGATTAACGAACGCAACTATGGCATTCAAGACAGCGCAGGAAACCTCCTATACTACGTAGGCATTGCTGAAGACATCACCGAACGCCAGCAAATCGAGAATGCCCTACTCGAAAGTCAGCAGCGCTATGCGATCGCCACCCAAGCCGGACAAGTTGGCATTTGGGACTGGAACCTCAAAACCAACGAAATTTACCTCGACCCCATCTTAAAGGCGATGCTAGGCTACGCAGACGAAGAAATTTGCAACCATATCGACACCTGGAGTCAACTGGTACATCCCGAAGACGCACCGAAAGTAGAAGCTGCCGTTAACGCCCATTTTGGCAAACACACCCCGCACTTTGAAGTCGAACATCGGATGCTGCACAAAGACGGTAGCATTCGCTGGATCTTAGCCAGAGGCTCCGCCTTTTTTGACAGCGAGGGCAACCCCTATCGCATGAGCGGTACCGATACTGATATTAGCGATCGCGTCTCGATTCAAACGCAACTGGAACGGCGCGAACAAGACTTTCAAACCGTCGCCGAAAACTCCCCCGATATCATTGCCCGCTTTGATTCGCAATATCGCCATGTTTATATCAACCCCGCCATTGAAACCCTCAGCAATATTCCCAGCCACTGCTTTTTAGGCAAAACTCACGCCGATTTAGGCTGTTCTCCAGAAGTCATCGAACTTTGTACTAGCGCCATTCAACAGGTCTTTGACACCGCTCGACCCCATCGGGTTGAATTAGAATTACCCACCGTTCTAGGACGGCGCTATCTGCAATCGCTGCTGGTTCCAGAATATGCTGAAGATAGTTCGGTTGCCTTTGTTTTATCAGTGACTCGCGATCTCACCGAATTTAAGCAAATCGAGCAAGCTTTACAAGAGCATCAATATTTTTTACAGCAAATTGCGGACGCCGTACCCGTTCTGCTCTACGTCTATGACTTAGACTTGCAAAGAAATGTCTATGTTAATTCTGAATTTACCACCCTGCTAGGCTACAGCCTAGATGAATTGCACGAACTCGGCAATCGCCTATTTTCAGAGTTAATGCATCCAGATGATTTTACCCAAAAATTGCCTTCAGCCATCCTCACCCTCTACGAAGCTCAGGATGGTGAAATTCTCTCGCTAGAATATCGCCTGCGCCACAAAAATGGCGAGTGGCGCTGGTTGCACAGCCGCGATACTGTATTTACCCGCAACCCCGATGGCACGCCAAAACGCATCCTCGGCGTTGCCCAAGACATTACCGAACGCAAGCAAGCCGAAAGAGCTTTACGAGAGAGTGAAATTAAGTTTCGCTCCCTAGCAGAGTCTGCAACGGCGGGTATTGCGATTATTCGGGGTAAGCGCCTGTTGTATGTCAATCCGGCCGCAGAAGCGATCGCCGGTTATACTCAAGCGGAATTGTTAAATTGCAACTACTGGCACTTATTCGCCCTTGAATCCCAACTCCTGTTGAAACGCTTGATGCGTTACTCCACTATCCCCGCCCGACTGGAGTTGAAAATTATCCGCAAAACTGGGGAAGAACGCTGGCTGGAATGCACGCGAGCCAGTATCGAGTTTCAAGGACAAACAGCAGCCTTAACCACTGCCTTTGATATCACAGAACGCAAATCGGCAGAATGCGCCTTGCGCCAGCAAACCGAACGCGAACGTCTCATCAGTTCAATGGCTCAACGCATTCGTGCCTCTTTGAACCTGGGAGACATTCTCCAAACAACGGTTGCGGAAGTGCGGCAGTTTTTGCAAGTAGACCGCACGATTATTTATCGCCATTATCCTGACGGTCGGGGGGTGGTAATGGTAGAATCGGTCAGCCCTCCCTGGAAGACTATGTTGGGAGCGCGGTTTGGGGATGAAGCGTTCGATCCTCGGCAAATTCAACCGTTTCAGCAGGTTTCGACGGTTGCCGTCACGAATATTCAAACTGCCAATCTATCGCCCTGTGCTTTACTGTTTCTCGAACAGTTTCAGATTCAAGCGTTTTTAGCGGTTCCGTTGGTGCAAAATCGGGAGTGGGATCGGACTAAGACGCCGATGGTTTTGGAACTCTCGCCCGGTTTGCCCTCCGGCGTTGTGCCAGAGCAGATGGGGTTTTGGGGTTCGGTGATTGCTCAAGATTGTCAGTCTCCCCGAACTTGGCGATCCTACGAAGTTGCGTTATTACAGCAGCTTGCTACCCAAGTGGCGATCGCCATTCAACAAGCAGAACTCTACCAAAGACTCGAACAAGCCAACCAGCAATTGCAAAAATTAGCAACCATTGACAGCCTCACAGGACTTGCAAATCGCCGCCGCTTTGATGAATACTTAAACGAACAATGGCGTTCTCTAACTCGCGATCGCAAACCCCTGTCGTTGATTCTGTGCGATATTGACTTTTTTAAGCTCTATAATGATTTCTTCGGTCATTTAGGCGGTGACTTTTGCTTGCAACATGTGGCTCAAGTCTTAGAAGGTATGGCGCGGCGTCCAGCCGATTTGGTGAGTCGCTATGGTGGAGAAGAGTTTGCGATTATTCTACCTCAAACTCCAGTTCAAGGTGCTATTCAAGTTGCAGAGTCCATTCGCCAAGCGGTGAAAGACTTGAAAATGAGCCATCCTGGATCGAGGGTGAGTCCCTACGTCACGTTTAGTTTAGGCGTTGCCAGTACGATTCCCTGTGCCGATGTTCTCCCGGATGTATTAATTGCAACCGCAGATACGGCTCTGTATGAAGCCAAAGATCGAGGGCGCGATCGCGTTGCCTTTCGCGAGATTTAA